The following proteins are co-located in the Festucalex cinctus isolate MCC-2025b chromosome 15, RoL_Fcin_1.0, whole genome shotgun sequence genome:
- the LOC144002000 gene encoding E3 SUMO-protein ligase ZBED1-like isoform X3: MQTHEKSAVCHGGYKIYPCKGACARFHHYHCCYCPRMIARKKAFIAHVGQCKSDAPEMIASALNISPPPTVSLPPPAGSSSISTGAISLPKSEHRSAGRNSQLPKWNSPKIICLFRSADANPQNLKVNVERRHPSAGVDMATDRRQFVLAVGPTSLFSSVMSTDGQPANKMDASEAAAAAGEEEAEEDASWRQTSSTGKTGNSDVKNKKSARRRSPIGHLAKRPRLFTQQEITSLLLDVVVRDFLPLSAVQGDGFRQLLAYLAPGFAVPSAETLWRAIERRRDGLRDDLAEEMKGRHVSLTTDVWTSAADGGSYATVAAHYVTDAWERRRRVLRTCTWPEERADVNVARRLREVVTEWGVRVFCTVHGNAGNAELGETFPYDLGCSQRTLRRALRAALAVPDVAAAVEAARRLVGHFRDSPPAAAALARRRRRLGLSAGKLRSDCPLRWDSTFVMLRQLLEQRMTVQAVLADEALTDAGVRKWLALKVWQWELLERVVAVTEPLAGAAEAMRGRPHAGVSFVYSAVGDAMDGALRLDGSEPAAARTFKLELRRQLEIGFKLDSDELPESLAVTACLLDARFKRLRFLSDGQREAAHGRLLALLEDDDAPSVNDGEAVEHDCEFEQLFTAAEDDCGVRREVSDYLRAPPIAATQNPLLWWAGNQDRFPRLAKLAKRYLAVPATASAASSVAPRRAGLPPAHVDALVFLHANRLPKTTTALAAIGSEHDPNYDEACMPSLSC; the protein is encoded by the exons ATGCAAACCCACGAAAAATCGGCAGTTTGCCACGGAG GCTATAAAATCTACCCGTGCAAGGGCGCATGTGCCAGATTCCACCATTACCATTGCTGCTACTGTCCGAGGATGATAGCCCGGAAGAAGGCGTTCATCGCCCATGTTGGACAATGCAAATCCGACGCACCTGAAATGATTGCTTCAG CCCTCAACATATCGCCGCCGCCCACTGTCTCACTGCCGCCCCCTGCAGGCTCGTCCAGCATCTCCACCGGCGCCATCTCGCTTCCCAAAAGTGAACATCGATCGGCTGGAAGAAACTCCCAATTACCCAAATGGAATTCCCCAAAAATCATCTGCCTTTTTCGAAGCGCAGACGCGAATCCCCAAAACCTGAAAGTCAACGTTGAGAGACGTCACCCGTCGGCAGGCGTCGATATGGCGACCGATCGGCGGCAGTTTGTGCTTGCGGTCGGACCGACGAGTCTGTTCTCCAGCGTGATGTCGACTGACGGCCAACCGGCAAACAAAATGGACGCCTcggaagcggcggcggcggcgggcgaggaggaggcggaggaggacgCTTCCTGGCGGCAAACGAGCAGCACCGGCAAAACCGGCAACTCGGACgtcaaaaacaagaaaagcgCAAGACGCCGGTCGCCGATCGGTCACCTGGCCAAGCGGCCTCGTTTGTTCACCCAGCAGGAAATCACCAGCTTGCTGCTCGACGTCGTCGTCAGAGACTTTCTGCCGTTATCCGCCGTTCAGGGAGACGGTTTCCGGCAACTGCTGGCTTATTTGGCGCCCGGCTTCGCCGTGCCGTCCGCCGAAACGCTGTGGCGTGCGATCGAGCGTCGGCGCGACGGCCTGCGGGACGACCTCGCCGAGGAGATGAAAGGCCGCCACGTGTCGCTGACGACGGACGTGTGGACGTCCGCCGCCGACGGCGGCTCGTATGCGACGGTCGCGGCGCACTACGTCACCGACGCGTGGGAGCGGCGGCGCCGAGTGCTGCGCACGTGCACGTGGCCGGAAGAGCGCGCCGACGTCAACGTCGCCCGCCGTCTGCGCGAGGTCGTCACCGAGTGGGGCGTGCGCGTTTTCTGCACGGTCCACGGCAACGCCGGCAACGCCGAGCTGGGCGAGACGTTCCCGTACGACCTGGGCTGCAGCCAGCGCACGCTGCGGCGGGCCTTACGGGCCGCGTTGGCCGTGCCGGACGTGGCGGCGGCCGTGGAGGCGGCGCGGCGACTCGTCGGCCATTTCCGGGACTCgccgccggccgccgccgccctggcgagacggcggcggcggctcggCCTCAGTGCCGGCAAACTGCGGTCGGACTGCCCGCTCCGGTGGGATTCCACCTTCGTCATGCTCCGGCAACTCTTGGAGCAAAGGATGACGGTGCAGGCGGTGCTCGCCGACGAAGCGCTCACCGACGCCGGCGTGCGAAAGTGGCTGGCGTTGAAAGTGTGGCAGTGGGAGCTGCTGGAGCGAGTGGTCGCCGTCACGGAGCCGTTGGCCGGCGCGGCGGAAGCCATGCGCGGACGGCCGCACGCCGGCGTGTCCTTCGTGTACTCGGCGGTCGGCGACGCGATGGACGGCGCGCTTCGCCTGGACGGgtcggagccggcggcggcgcgCACGTTCAAGCTGGAGCTGCGCCGGCAGTTGGAGATCGGCTTCAAACTGGATTCGGACGAGCTGCCCGAGTCGCTCGCCGTGACGGCGTGCCTGCTGGACGCGCGCTTCAAGCGGCTTCGCTTCCTCTCCGACGGGCAGAGAGAAGCGGCGCACGGGCGCCTGCTTGCGCTGCTGGAGGATGACGACGCAC CTTCGGTGAATGACGGAGAAGCGGTGGAGCACGACTGTGAATTTGAGCAACTTTTCACGGCGGCGGAGGACGATTGTGGCGTCCGCCGAGAGGTCAGCGATTACTTGCGGGCGCCGCCAATCGCGGCCACGCAAAACCCGCTGCTGTGGTGGGCCGGGAACCAGGACCGCTTCCCCCGTTTGGCCAAGTTGGCCAAACGCTACCTGGCCGTCCCGGCCACCGCGAGCGCCGCGAGTTCGGTGGCGCCGCGGCGGGCCGGCCTTCCTCCCGCGCACGTCGACGCGCTCGTCTTTCTGCACGCGAACCGGCTTCCAAAAACTACAACCGCCTTGGCTGCGATTGGCTCTGAGCATGACCCGAATTATGACGAGGCTTGCATGCCATCTCTCAgttgttaa
- the hpse gene encoding heparanase has translation MPEVATTANWRAFWALLLFALSSSVESRKAAGSVRLLHRVDPNFVSVTIDASLAEDERFMRMLSSPKARVLAKALSPAFVRFGGTRQDFMEFQPQRNRHPAAKPRGRQPGVLPAWWEEHLLAQWRKQRRRLAEEDAGGKYRRLQFTESTLDELHAFANASGLELIFGLNALLRNADNTWNASNAQAVLRYCQERRYRVSWELGNEPNSFEKKAGLRVSGEQLGRDFGRLRRMMSRSPWHRRSRLYGPDVGQPRGRTLDLLRGFLRSGAGAIDACTWHHYYVNGRNASLDDFLDPEILDSLALKTKQVIKEVRRVSPGKPVWLGETSSAYGGGAEGLSDTFAAGFMWLDKLGTAARGGVSVVMRQVLIGSGAYHLLDERLRPLPDFWLTLVHKRVIGRGVLSAGGFSCRRRRVRLYLHCAAAGRYEEGAVALVALNLNKMAANVSVPKRLASGGRVDAFVLRSDRPGRDGLLSRGVTLNGDPLKMAGLSLPALDGRRLPASDHVALPAFSLAFFVFVDARQAACAD, from the exons ATGCCGGAAGTGGCGACGACGGCGAATTGGCGGGCGTTTTGGGCTCTGCTGCTGTTCGCGCTCTCGAGCTCCGTCGAGTCGAGGAAGGCGGCGGGCTCGGTTCGGCTGCTGCACCGCGTGGACCCCAACTTCGTGTCCGTCACCATCGACGCAAGCCTGGCCGAAGACGAGAGGTTCATGCGCATGCTCAG TTCTCCCAAAGCGCGCGTGTTGGCCAAAGCGTTGTCGCCGGCGTTTGTTCGCTTCGGAGGAACGCGGCAGGACTTCATGGAGTTCCAGCCCCAGCGGAATCGTCACCCGGCGGCCAAACCAAGAG GGCGGCAGCCCGGCGTTCTACCGGCCTGGTGGGAGGAGCATCTGCTGGCGCAGTGGCGCAAACAACGACGGCGGCTGGCCGAAGAGGACGCCGGCGGGAAGTACCGGCGGCTCCAGTTCACAG AGAGCACGCTGGACGAACTTCACGCCTTCGCCAACGCGTCCGGCTTGGAGCTCATCTTCGGACTCAACGCGCTGCTCCGGAACGCCGACAACACTTGGAACGCCAGCAACGCGCAAGCCGTACTGCGATACTGCCAGGAGAGGCGCTATCGAGTCTCCTGGGAGCTTGGCAACG AGCCAAACAGCTTTGAGAAGAAGGCGGGGCTCCGCGTGAGCGGCGAGCAGCTGGGCCGGGACTTCGGGCGCCTCCGCCGGATGATGTCGCGGTCGCCGTGGCACCGCCGCTCGCGCCTCTACGGGCCGGACGTGGGCCAGCCGCGAGGACGCACGCTGGACCTGCTGCGCGG GTTCCTGCGCAGCGGAGCCGGCGCCATCGACGCCTGCACGTGGCACCA CTATTACGTGAACGGGCGAAACGCGTCGCTGGACGACTTCCTGGATCCTGAAATTCTGGACTCGTTGGCGCTGAAGACCAAACAAGTCATCAAG GAAGTGAGGCGCGTGTCGCCGGGTAAGCCCGTGTGGCTCGGAGAGACCAGCTCGGCCTACGGGGGCGGAGCCGAGGGCCTGTCCGACACCTTTGCGGCGGGATTCAT GTGGTTGGACAAATTAGGAACGGCGGCCAGAGGGGGCGTGTCGGTGGTGATGCGGCAGGTTCTGATTGGCTCGGGGGCGTATCATCTTCTGGACGAGCGTCTCCGCCCCCTCCCG GACTTTTGGCTGACGCTGGTTCACAAACGCGTCATCGGACGCGGCGTCCTGAGCGCCGGCGGATTTTCCTGCCGCCGCCGTCGCGTCCGTCTGTACCTGCACTGCGCCGCCGCCGGCAGGTACGAAGAAGGCGCCGTCGCGCTGGTCGCCCTCAACctcaacaaaatggccgccaacgTCAGCGTACCGAAGCGGCTGGCGAGCGGCGGACGCGTGGACGCCTTCGTGCTGCGGTCGGACCGGCCGGGCCGGGACGGACTTCTGTCCAG GGGCGTGACGCTGAACGGCGACCCACTCAAGATGGCGGGCTTGAGCCTTCCCGCGCTGGACGGACGGCGACTTCCGGCGTCGGATCACGTCGCACTTCCCGCCTTCTCGCTCGCCTTCTTCGTCTTCGTCGACGCGCGACAGGCCGCCTGCGCCGACTGA
- the LOC144002000 gene encoding E3 SUMO-protein ligase ZBED1-like isoform X1, which yields MATRVPSRHSTIFEDGRLPAAIREGSQHKCSICFKSGEYANIVAHMQTHEKSAVCHGGYKIYPCKGACARFHHYHCCYCPRMIARKKAFIAHVGQCKSDAPEMIASALNISPPPTVSLPPPAGSSSISTGAISLPKSEHRSAGRNSQLPKWNSPKIICLFRSADANPQNLKVNVERRHPSAGVDMATDRRQFVLAVGPTSLFSSVMSTDGQPANKMDASEAAAAAGEEEAEEDASWRQTSSTGKTGNSDVKNKKSARRRSPIGHLAKRPRLFTQQEITSLLLDVVVRDFLPLSAVQGDGFRQLLAYLAPGFAVPSAETLWRAIERRRDGLRDDLAEEMKGRHVSLTTDVWTSAADGGSYATVAAHYVTDAWERRRRVLRTCTWPEERADVNVARRLREVVTEWGVRVFCTVHGNAGNAELGETFPYDLGCSQRTLRRALRAALAVPDVAAAVEAARRLVGHFRDSPPAAAALARRRRRLGLSAGKLRSDCPLRWDSTFVMLRQLLEQRMTVQAVLADEALTDAGVRKWLALKVWQWELLERVVAVTEPLAGAAEAMRGRPHAGVSFVYSAVGDAMDGALRLDGSEPAAARTFKLELRRQLEIGFKLDSDELPESLAVTACLLDARFKRLRFLSDGQREAAHGRLLALLEDDDAPSVNDGEAVEHDCEFEQLFTAAEDDCGVRREVSDYLRAPPIAATQNPLLWWAGNQDRFPRLAKLAKRYLAVPATASAASSVAPRRAGLPPAHVDALVFLHANRLPKTTTALAAIGSEHDPNYDEACMPSLSC from the exons ATGGCGACTCGCGTGCCGTCT CGCCATTCCACCATCTTCGAGGACGGGCGCCTCCCAGCGGCCATTCGCGAAGGCTCGCAACACAAATGCAGCATCTGTTTCAAAAGCGGAGAATATGCAAATATTGTGGCGCATATGCAAACCCACGAAAAATCGGCAGTTTGCCACGGAG GCTATAAAATCTACCCGTGCAAGGGCGCATGTGCCAGATTCCACCATTACCATTGCTGCTACTGTCCGAGGATGATAGCCCGGAAGAAGGCGTTCATCGCCCATGTTGGACAATGCAAATCCGACGCACCTGAAATGATTGCTTCAG CCCTCAACATATCGCCGCCGCCCACTGTCTCACTGCCGCCCCCTGCAGGCTCGTCCAGCATCTCCACCGGCGCCATCTCGCTTCCCAAAAGTGAACATCGATCGGCTGGAAGAAACTCCCAATTACCCAAATGGAATTCCCCAAAAATCATCTGCCTTTTTCGAAGCGCAGACGCGAATCCCCAAAACCTGAAAGTCAACGTTGAGAGACGTCACCCGTCGGCAGGCGTCGATATGGCGACCGATCGGCGGCAGTTTGTGCTTGCGGTCGGACCGACGAGTCTGTTCTCCAGCGTGATGTCGACTGACGGCCAACCGGCAAACAAAATGGACGCCTcggaagcggcggcggcggcgggcgaggaggaggcggaggaggacgCTTCCTGGCGGCAAACGAGCAGCACCGGCAAAACCGGCAACTCGGACgtcaaaaacaagaaaagcgCAAGACGCCGGTCGCCGATCGGTCACCTGGCCAAGCGGCCTCGTTTGTTCACCCAGCAGGAAATCACCAGCTTGCTGCTCGACGTCGTCGTCAGAGACTTTCTGCCGTTATCCGCCGTTCAGGGAGACGGTTTCCGGCAACTGCTGGCTTATTTGGCGCCCGGCTTCGCCGTGCCGTCCGCCGAAACGCTGTGGCGTGCGATCGAGCGTCGGCGCGACGGCCTGCGGGACGACCTCGCCGAGGAGATGAAAGGCCGCCACGTGTCGCTGACGACGGACGTGTGGACGTCCGCCGCCGACGGCGGCTCGTATGCGACGGTCGCGGCGCACTACGTCACCGACGCGTGGGAGCGGCGGCGCCGAGTGCTGCGCACGTGCACGTGGCCGGAAGAGCGCGCCGACGTCAACGTCGCCCGCCGTCTGCGCGAGGTCGTCACCGAGTGGGGCGTGCGCGTTTTCTGCACGGTCCACGGCAACGCCGGCAACGCCGAGCTGGGCGAGACGTTCCCGTACGACCTGGGCTGCAGCCAGCGCACGCTGCGGCGGGCCTTACGGGCCGCGTTGGCCGTGCCGGACGTGGCGGCGGCCGTGGAGGCGGCGCGGCGACTCGTCGGCCATTTCCGGGACTCgccgccggccgccgccgccctggcgagacggcggcggcggctcggCCTCAGTGCCGGCAAACTGCGGTCGGACTGCCCGCTCCGGTGGGATTCCACCTTCGTCATGCTCCGGCAACTCTTGGAGCAAAGGATGACGGTGCAGGCGGTGCTCGCCGACGAAGCGCTCACCGACGCCGGCGTGCGAAAGTGGCTGGCGTTGAAAGTGTGGCAGTGGGAGCTGCTGGAGCGAGTGGTCGCCGTCACGGAGCCGTTGGCCGGCGCGGCGGAAGCCATGCGCGGACGGCCGCACGCCGGCGTGTCCTTCGTGTACTCGGCGGTCGGCGACGCGATGGACGGCGCGCTTCGCCTGGACGGgtcggagccggcggcggcgcgCACGTTCAAGCTGGAGCTGCGCCGGCAGTTGGAGATCGGCTTCAAACTGGATTCGGACGAGCTGCCCGAGTCGCTCGCCGTGACGGCGTGCCTGCTGGACGCGCGCTTCAAGCGGCTTCGCTTCCTCTCCGACGGGCAGAGAGAAGCGGCGCACGGGCGCCTGCTTGCGCTGCTGGAGGATGACGACGCAC CTTCGGTGAATGACGGAGAAGCGGTGGAGCACGACTGTGAATTTGAGCAACTTTTCACGGCGGCGGAGGACGATTGTGGCGTCCGCCGAGAGGTCAGCGATTACTTGCGGGCGCCGCCAATCGCGGCCACGCAAAACCCGCTGCTGTGGTGGGCCGGGAACCAGGACCGCTTCCCCCGTTTGGCCAAGTTGGCCAAACGCTACCTGGCCGTCCCGGCCACCGCGAGCGCCGCGAGTTCGGTGGCGCCGCGGCGGGCCGGCCTTCCTCCCGCGCACGTCGACGCGCTCGTCTTTCTGCACGCGAACCGGCTTCCAAAAACTACAACCGCCTTGGCTGCGATTGGCTCTGAGCATGACCCGAATTATGACGAGGCTTGCATGCCATCTCTCAgttgttaa
- the LOC144002000 gene encoding E3 SUMO-protein ligase ZBED1-like isoform X2 → MATRVPSRHSTIFEDGRLPAAIREGSQHKCSICFKSGEYANIVAHMQTHEKSAVCHGGYKIYPCKGACARFHHYHCCYCPRMIARKKAFIAHVGQCKSDAPEMIASGSSSISTGAISLPKSEHRSAGRNSQLPKWNSPKIICLFRSADANPQNLKVNVERRHPSAGVDMATDRRQFVLAVGPTSLFSSVMSTDGQPANKMDASEAAAAAGEEEAEEDASWRQTSSTGKTGNSDVKNKKSARRRSPIGHLAKRPRLFTQQEITSLLLDVVVRDFLPLSAVQGDGFRQLLAYLAPGFAVPSAETLWRAIERRRDGLRDDLAEEMKGRHVSLTTDVWTSAADGGSYATVAAHYVTDAWERRRRVLRTCTWPEERADVNVARRLREVVTEWGVRVFCTVHGNAGNAELGETFPYDLGCSQRTLRRALRAALAVPDVAAAVEAARRLVGHFRDSPPAAAALARRRRRLGLSAGKLRSDCPLRWDSTFVMLRQLLEQRMTVQAVLADEALTDAGVRKWLALKVWQWELLERVVAVTEPLAGAAEAMRGRPHAGVSFVYSAVGDAMDGALRLDGSEPAAARTFKLELRRQLEIGFKLDSDELPESLAVTACLLDARFKRLRFLSDGQREAAHGRLLALLEDDDAPSVNDGEAVEHDCEFEQLFTAAEDDCGVRREVSDYLRAPPIAATQNPLLWWAGNQDRFPRLAKLAKRYLAVPATASAASSVAPRRAGLPPAHVDALVFLHANRLPKTTTALAAIGSEHDPNYDEACMPSLSC, encoded by the exons ATGGCGACTCGCGTGCCGTCT CGCCATTCCACCATCTTCGAGGACGGGCGCCTCCCAGCGGCCATTCGCGAAGGCTCGCAACACAAATGCAGCATCTGTTTCAAAAGCGGAGAATATGCAAATATTGTGGCGCATATGCAAACCCACGAAAAATCGGCAGTTTGCCACGGAG GCTATAAAATCTACCCGTGCAAGGGCGCATGTGCCAGATTCCACCATTACCATTGCTGCTACTGTCCGAGGATGATAGCCCGGAAGAAGGCGTTCATCGCCCATGTTGGACAATGCAAATCCGACGCACCTGAAATGATTGCTTCAG GCTCGTCCAGCATCTCCACCGGCGCCATCTCGCTTCCCAAAAGTGAACATCGATCGGCTGGAAGAAACTCCCAATTACCCAAATGGAATTCCCCAAAAATCATCTGCCTTTTTCGAAGCGCAGACGCGAATCCCCAAAACCTGAAAGTCAACGTTGAGAGACGTCACCCGTCGGCAGGCGTCGATATGGCGACCGATCGGCGGCAGTTTGTGCTTGCGGTCGGACCGACGAGTCTGTTCTCCAGCGTGATGTCGACTGACGGCCAACCGGCAAACAAAATGGACGCCTcggaagcggcggcggcggcgggcgaggaggaggcggaggaggacgCTTCCTGGCGGCAAACGAGCAGCACCGGCAAAACCGGCAACTCGGACgtcaaaaacaagaaaagcgCAAGACGCCGGTCGCCGATCGGTCACCTGGCCAAGCGGCCTCGTTTGTTCACCCAGCAGGAAATCACCAGCTTGCTGCTCGACGTCGTCGTCAGAGACTTTCTGCCGTTATCCGCCGTTCAGGGAGACGGTTTCCGGCAACTGCTGGCTTATTTGGCGCCCGGCTTCGCCGTGCCGTCCGCCGAAACGCTGTGGCGTGCGATCGAGCGTCGGCGCGACGGCCTGCGGGACGACCTCGCCGAGGAGATGAAAGGCCGCCACGTGTCGCTGACGACGGACGTGTGGACGTCCGCCGCCGACGGCGGCTCGTATGCGACGGTCGCGGCGCACTACGTCACCGACGCGTGGGAGCGGCGGCGCCGAGTGCTGCGCACGTGCACGTGGCCGGAAGAGCGCGCCGACGTCAACGTCGCCCGCCGTCTGCGCGAGGTCGTCACCGAGTGGGGCGTGCGCGTTTTCTGCACGGTCCACGGCAACGCCGGCAACGCCGAGCTGGGCGAGACGTTCCCGTACGACCTGGGCTGCAGCCAGCGCACGCTGCGGCGGGCCTTACGGGCCGCGTTGGCCGTGCCGGACGTGGCGGCGGCCGTGGAGGCGGCGCGGCGACTCGTCGGCCATTTCCGGGACTCgccgccggccgccgccgccctggcgagacggcggcggcggctcggCCTCAGTGCCGGCAAACTGCGGTCGGACTGCCCGCTCCGGTGGGATTCCACCTTCGTCATGCTCCGGCAACTCTTGGAGCAAAGGATGACGGTGCAGGCGGTGCTCGCCGACGAAGCGCTCACCGACGCCGGCGTGCGAAAGTGGCTGGCGTTGAAAGTGTGGCAGTGGGAGCTGCTGGAGCGAGTGGTCGCCGTCACGGAGCCGTTGGCCGGCGCGGCGGAAGCCATGCGCGGACGGCCGCACGCCGGCGTGTCCTTCGTGTACTCGGCGGTCGGCGACGCGATGGACGGCGCGCTTCGCCTGGACGGgtcggagccggcggcggcgcgCACGTTCAAGCTGGAGCTGCGCCGGCAGTTGGAGATCGGCTTCAAACTGGATTCGGACGAGCTGCCCGAGTCGCTCGCCGTGACGGCGTGCCTGCTGGACGCGCGCTTCAAGCGGCTTCGCTTCCTCTCCGACGGGCAGAGAGAAGCGGCGCACGGGCGCCTGCTTGCGCTGCTGGAGGATGACGACGCAC CTTCGGTGAATGACGGAGAAGCGGTGGAGCACGACTGTGAATTTGAGCAACTTTTCACGGCGGCGGAGGACGATTGTGGCGTCCGCCGAGAGGTCAGCGATTACTTGCGGGCGCCGCCAATCGCGGCCACGCAAAACCCGCTGCTGTGGTGGGCCGGGAACCAGGACCGCTTCCCCCGTTTGGCCAAGTTGGCCAAACGCTACCTGGCCGTCCCGGCCACCGCGAGCGCCGCGAGTTCGGTGGCGCCGCGGCGGGCCGGCCTTCCTCCCGCGCACGTCGACGCGCTCGTCTTTCTGCACGCGAACCGGCTTCCAAAAACTACAACCGCCTTGGCTGCGATTGGCTCTGAGCATGACCCGAATTATGACGAGGCTTGCATGCCATCTCTCAgttgttaa